In Anaerobacillus isosaccharinicus, one genomic interval encodes:
- a CDS encoding MarR family winged helix-turn-helix transcriptional regulator: MINILTKLPINSINLDAIAVVTNIYRIAQGLRNQMEREVLSEYGLSWTAFSLLYDLWIGNAVETKKLAESAGVSKATISNITKTLEQKEYCYRKVDNRDRRITYVTITDKGRGIMEDLYPRFHKGETEIVSSLTVDEQKNISTLLRKVIKQNQF; this comes from the coding sequence ATGATTAACATCTTAACAAAACTACCGATAAACTCGATAAATTTGGATGCGATAGCGGTTGTAACAAACATCTATCGAATTGCACAAGGGTTAAGAAATCAGATGGAACGCGAAGTTTTATCAGAGTATGGCTTATCTTGGACAGCGTTTTCCCTGCTTTATGATTTATGGATTGGGAATGCAGTTGAAACGAAAAAATTAGCTGAGTCAGCTGGAGTTTCAAAGGCTACGATTAGTAATATCACAAAAACTTTGGAACAAAAAGAGTATTGCTATAGAAAAGTAGACAATCGAGATAGAAGAATCACGTACGTGACGATAACTGATAAAGGAAGAGGTATTATGGAAGATCTCTATCCAAGGTTTCATAAGGGTGAGACTGAGATTGTTTCCAGTCTAACGGTAGACGAGCAAAAAAATATCTCAACTTTATTAAGGAAAGTAATTAAACAGAACCAATTTTAA
- the tyrS gene encoding tyrosine--tRNA ligase yields MSEVIKQLSPQQLFELKRQMAIYTHGVQDIIPMEELETKVAKSVLENRPLKIKLGLDPSAPDVHLGHTVVLKKLRQFQDNGHIIQLLIGDFTGKIGDPTGKSIARKPLTDEEVKHNAKTYFEQFGKVMNMDKVELHYNSEWLSKLNFEDVIQLAGKITVARLMERDDFEERIALGKPISLHEFFYPLMQGYDSVVLECDIELGGTDQHFNILMGRHFQEKFGKEKQVAMLMPLLEGLDGVEKMSKSKKNYIGIDESPQEMYGKAMSIPDELMTKYFELVTDFSLVQLEALKKDIESGEFHPRDAKMLLGKTIVKIYHGTEAAEKAEQQFISVFQKGAVPDEMPMIEWKGNLKVPVLDFLVELNLLSSKSEARRMIENRGVKINGGKIEDTELQVSITEGLVVQVGKRKFIKIKL; encoded by the coding sequence ATGAGCGAAGTTATTAAGCAGTTATCACCACAACAGTTATTTGAATTAAAGAGACAAATGGCTATATATACTCATGGGGTACAAGATATTATTCCTATGGAAGAATTAGAAACGAAAGTTGCAAAATCCGTACTAGAAAACCGACCACTAAAAATCAAATTAGGATTGGATCCGTCAGCTCCAGATGTACATCTTGGTCATACCGTCGTTTTAAAAAAGCTGAGACAGTTTCAGGATAACGGGCATATCATCCAGCTCTTAATTGGTGACTTTACAGGGAAGATTGGCGACCCTACAGGTAAGTCAATCGCAAGAAAGCCATTAACAGATGAAGAAGTGAAGCATAATGCGAAAACCTATTTTGAACAATTTGGAAAAGTGATGAACATGGACAAGGTTGAACTCCATTACAATTCGGAGTGGTTATCGAAGTTAAATTTTGAAGATGTCATCCAACTAGCAGGAAAAATAACAGTGGCAAGATTAATGGAAAGGGATGATTTTGAAGAAAGAATAGCTCTTGGGAAGCCTATTTCGCTGCATGAATTTTTCTACCCATTAATGCAAGGCTATGATTCGGTTGTATTAGAATGTGACATTGAGCTTGGTGGGACCGACCAACATTTTAATATTTTAATGGGAAGACACTTTCAAGAGAAGTTTGGAAAAGAAAAGCAAGTAGCAATGTTAATGCCTTTATTAGAAGGACTTGACGGTGTAGAAAAGATGTCTAAATCAAAGAAAAACTACATTGGTATTGATGAAAGTCCACAAGAAATGTACGGAAAAGCAATGTCTATACCAGATGAATTAATGACTAAGTATTTTGAGTTAGTAACAGACTTCTCTCTAGTACAACTAGAAGCATTAAAAAAGGATATTGAATCAGGCGAGTTCCATCCGAGGGATGCTAAAATGCTTTTAGGGAAAACAATTGTAAAGATATACCACGGAACAGAAGCAGCAGAAAAAGCAGAACAACAATTTATTTCAGTTTTTCAAAAAGGGGCAGTACCTGATGAAATGCCTATGATTGAATGGAAAGGTAATCTAAAAGTCCCAGTCTTAGATTTTCTAGTGGAATTAAATTTATTAAGCTCCAAAAGTGAAGCACGCAGAATGATTGAGAATAGAGGCGTAAAAATAAATGGTGGCAAAATTGAAGATACGGAATTACAGGTTTCTATTACCGAAGGTTTAGTTGTACAAGTAGGGAAACGAAAGTTTATAAAGATAAAATTATAA